The following coding sequences lie in one Candidatus Nitrospira allomarina genomic window:
- a CDS encoding PKD domain-containing protein has translation MALGCALFVLVASVVPAAAAIVRQPYLQLVTPSSITIVWRTDLNSADNSQVKYGTVSGSLTQTATGTAVTRSGLNVKDHIVTITGLTAATKYFYNVGTGTDGIQGGGTTNHFFVTAPPVGSATPIRAWVLGDSGNASVNQRNVRDAMLTETALNPPAPNLILHMGDIAYESGTDAEFTSRHFAIYQDILRQTPLWPTLGNHEALSVTTSLGIGPYYEAHVLPTSGQAGGVASGTEAYYAFDYANVHFIVLDSMDSSRTPGSPMVTWLQNDLASTGQEWVIAFWHHPPYSKGHDSDNAADSGGRLIDMREKILPILEAGGVDLVLAGHSHAYERSYLIDGAYGYGTAPNFATPSFNTLLADGHILDAGNGNPSGTGAYQKSAGGVSHDGTVYVVAGHGGKSIEATGSHPVMTVVDLAYGSVLLDITGSSLTFRNLRAGGAITDTVAIQKSLPPPSSLTISNLTVASGQSYIVPASGLQAGGTVYIDRAYTFTTVPASVQGATYIRTANNDKTATTPTFLSFTVNQPVSVLVAHDVRLTPKPSWLSTFTDTGTNLVTSDTSLRLFSRSFPAGTITLGGNASGGSGSMYAVIIQPQGGGGPVNQAPNGVINTPSGAQTIQVGQTVTFTGTGTDPEPNLPLTHRWTFGAGSGIADRTVEDPGAITFTTAGVFTVTYTVTDALGLTDPTPATVQVTVQTQGTGFTAYNDLAWGTGQLEANITKITSPVGNSGLPSSGILKDFTTGLNTGVTLAVTGGEFIGSGQATLGANPTMGDAFTIFNGKVSTLGVISYVNQITNSLQLNFSGLNPSKTYDLSFFAHRDFYGWDRASLVTLSGQDAFTNTSSVASDNPSEVGGVIFSGPSDTSTRLPADNDKGYVARFSNIEPGSDGEVVLTISFDGNSASQYTGKYGSAIRLMESSDGGGPVNQAPNGVINTPSGAQTIQVGQTVTFTGTGTDPEPNLPLTHRWTFGAGSGIADRTVEDPGAITFTTAGVFTVTYTVTDALGLTDPTPATVQVTVSGTPPPSSLTISNLTVASGQSYIVPASGLQAGGTVYIDRAYTFTTVPASVQGATYIRTANNDKTATTPTFLSFTVNQPVSVLVAHDVRLTPKPSWLSTFTDTGTNLVTSDTSLRLFSRSFPAGTITLGGNASGGSGSMYAVIIQPQGGGGPVNQAPNGVINTPSGAQTIQVGQTVTFTGTGTDPEPNLPLTHRWTFGAGSGIADRTVEDPGAITFTTAGVFTVTYTVTDALGLTDPTPATVQVTVSGTPPPSSLTISNLTVASGQSYIVPASGLQAGGTVYIDRAYTFTTVPASVQGATYIRTANNDKTATTPTFLSFTVNQPVSVLVAHDVRLTPKPSWLSTFTDTGTNLVTSDTSLRLFSRSFPAGTITLGGNASGGSGSMYAVIVQQQSPPQ, from the coding sequence GTGGCACTTGGCTGTGCGCTATTTGTGCTGGTGGCCTCTGTGGTGCCAGCCGCCGCAGCTATTGTGCGGCAACCTTACCTGCAGCTTGTCACCCCCTCCTCCATTACGATTGTCTGGCGTACTGATCTAAATTCAGCGGACAATAGCCAAGTAAAATACGGCACGGTGTCCGGCTCCCTGACTCAAACGGCCACCGGCACAGCGGTCACCCGATCCGGGCTCAACGTCAAAGATCACATTGTCACCATTACGGGCCTGACAGCTGCCACGAAATATTTCTATAACGTCGGCACCGGGACTGACGGGATACAAGGGGGTGGCACGACCAATCACTTTTTTGTCACGGCGCCCCCCGTCGGGTCGGCTACGCCTATTCGGGCATGGGTGCTGGGCGACTCCGGCAACGCCAGTGTCAACCAACGGAATGTGCGGGATGCGATGCTGACCGAAACCGCACTGAATCCCCCTGCTCCCAACCTAATCCTGCACATGGGAGACATCGCGTATGAAAGCGGGACCGACGCTGAATTCACCAGCAGACATTTTGCGATCTATCAAGATATTCTCCGCCAGACGCCCCTCTGGCCGACCCTGGGCAACCACGAGGCCCTGTCGGTCACAACTTCCCTGGGCATTGGCCCCTACTACGAAGCCCATGTCCTACCGACCAGCGGCCAAGCGGGGGGGGTGGCCTCCGGCACCGAGGCCTACTATGCCTTTGATTACGCCAATGTGCATTTTATTGTGCTGGATTCCATGGACAGTAGCCGGACGCCGGGCTCGCCGATGGTGACCTGGTTACAAAATGATCTGGCTTCGACCGGGCAGGAGTGGGTGATCGCTTTCTGGCATCATCCACCCTATTCGAAAGGCCACGACTCGGACAATGCTGCCGACTCCGGGGGACGTCTGATCGACATGCGGGAGAAGATTCTCCCCATTCTAGAGGCTGGCGGAGTCGATTTGGTCCTTGCGGGACATTCGCATGCTTATGAACGATCCTATTTAATTGACGGTGCCTATGGCTATGGCACGGCCCCCAACTTTGCCACACCATCGTTCAATACGCTTCTCGCCGATGGCCATATTCTGGATGCCGGAAATGGAAATCCCTCTGGCACAGGAGCATATCAAAAAAGTGCCGGGGGTGTTTCGCACGATGGGACGGTGTATGTGGTCGCAGGTCATGGGGGTAAAAGCATTGAAGCCACTGGATCCCATCCGGTCATGACAGTGGTTGACCTGGCTTATGGGTCGGTACTCTTGGACATTACGGGCAGCAGCCTCACGTTTCGGAATTTGCGGGCAGGCGGCGCCATCACCGACACCGTGGCTATTCAGAAAAGTCTGCCGCCCCCCTCCTCTTTAACCATTTCGAACCTGACCGTGGCCAGCGGGCAATCCTATATTGTGCCCGCTTCCGGCCTCCAAGCCGGGGGCACCGTCTATATCGACCGCGCCTATACGTTTACCACGGTTCCTGCCAGCGTACAGGGTGCCACGTATATCCGAACCGCCAACAATGACAAAACAGCGACAACTCCGACTTTCCTCAGCTTTACGGTTAATCAACCCGTCTCCGTGTTGGTTGCCCATGACGTGCGTCTCACCCCTAAGCCGTCGTGGTTGAGCACCTTTACGGATACCGGGACAAATTTGGTGACCTCGGATACCTCTCTCCGCCTCTTTTCGCGGTCCTTCCCGGCCGGGACCATTACTCTGGGGGGCAATGCCAGCGGTGGGAGCGGCAGCATGTATGCGGTCATCATCCAACCTCAGGGGGGAGGAGGACCGGTTAACCAAGCCCCGAATGGGGTCATCAACACCCCTAGCGGGGCGCAGACCATCCAGGTGGGCCAGACGGTCACCTTTACTGGAACGGGCACTGATCCTGAACCGAACTTACCCCTTACTCATCGGTGGACCTTTGGAGCTGGCTCCGGGATTGCTGATCGCACGGTAGAAGACCCCGGCGCCATAACCTTTACAACCGCCGGGGTGTTTACGGTGACCTATACGGTGACGGATGCCCTGGGATTGACCGACCCCACCCCCGCGACGGTTCAAGTGACGGTCCAGACACAAGGAACAGGCTTTACCGCCTACAATGACCTCGCATGGGGAACCGGCCAGCTCGAAGCGAATATCACAAAAATCACCTCTCCGGTCGGAAACTCAGGCTTACCCAGCAGCGGCATACTTAAAGATTTCACCACCGGCCTCAATACCGGTGTGACCCTAGCCGTGACGGGCGGCGAATTTATTGGTAGTGGTCAAGCCACTCTGGGTGCAAACCCTACCATGGGAGACGCTTTCACCATCTTTAATGGAAAAGTCAGTACTCTTGGCGTTATCTCCTACGTCAATCAAATCACCAACTCGCTCCAGTTGAACTTTAGTGGGCTCAATCCCAGTAAGACCTACGATTTGTCCTTCTTTGCTCATCGAGATTTTTACGGTTGGGATCGGGCCTCTCTCGTAACTCTTTCGGGGCAGGACGCGTTTACCAACACAAGTTCAGTCGCAAGCGATAATCCCAGTGAGGTCGGCGGAGTGATCTTCTCCGGACCGTCAGATACTTCCACTCGTCTACCGGCGGACAATGACAAGGGATACGTGGCGCGATTTAGCAATATTGAGCCAGGCAGTGATGGAGAGGTCGTGCTTACGATTAGCTTTGATGGAAACAGCGCCAGCCAATACACGGGGAAGTATGGCAGTGCAATCCGGCTGATGGAGTCCAGCGACGGAGGAGGACCGGTTAACCAAGCCCCGAATGGGGTCATCAACACCCCTAGCGGGGCGCAGACCATCCAGGTGGGCCAGACGGTCACCTTTACTGGAACGGGCACTGATCCTGAACCGAACTTACCCCTTACTCATCGGTGGACCTTTGGAGCTGGCTCCGGGATTGCTGATCGCACGGTAGAAGACCCCGGCGCCATAACCTTTACAACCGCCGGGGTGTTTACGGTGACCTATACGGTGACGGATGCCCTGGGATTGACCGACCCCACCCCCGCGACGGTTCAAGTGACAGTGTCTGGCACACCGCCCCCCTCCTCTTTAACCATTTCGAACCTGACCGTGGCCAGCGGGCAATCCTATATTGTGCCCGCTTCCGGCCTCCAAGCCGGGGGCACCGTCTATATCGACCGCGCCTATACGTTTACCACGGTTCCTGCCAGCGTACAGGGTGCCACGTATATCCGAACCGCCAACAATGACAAAACAGCGACAACTCCGACTTTCCTCAGCTTTACGGTTAATCAACCCGTCTCCGTGTTGGTTGCCCATGACGTGCGTCTCACCCCTAAGCCGTCGTGGTTGAGCACCTTTACGGATACCGGGACAAATTTGGTGACCTCGGATACCTCTCTCCGCCTCTTTTCGCGGTCCTTCCCGGCCGGGACCATTACTCTGGGGGGCAATGCCAGCGGTGGGAGCGGCAGCATGTATGCGGTCATCATCCAACCTCAGGGGGGAGGAGGACCGGTTAACCAAGCCCCGAATGGGGTCATCAACACCCCTAGCGGGGCGCAGACCATCCAGGTGGGCCAGACGGTCACCTTTACTGGAACGGGCACTGATCCTGAACCGAACTTACCCCTTACTCATCGGTGGACCTTTGGAGCTGGCTCCGGGATTGCTGATCGCACGGTAGAAGACCCCGGCGCCATAACCTTTACAACCGCCGGGGTGTTTACGGTGACCTATACGGTGACGGATGCCCTGGGATTGACCGACCCCACCCCCGCGACGGTTCAAGTGACAGTGTCTGGCACACCGCCCCCCTCCTCTTTAACCATTTCGAACCTGACCGTGGCCAGCGGGCAATCCTATATTGTGCCCGCTTCCGGCCTCCAAGCCGGGGGCACCGTCTATATCGACCGCGCCTATACGTTTACCACGGTTCCTGCCAGCGTACAGGGTGCCACGTATATCCGAACCGCCAACAATGACAAAACAGCGACAACTCCGACTTTCCTCAGCTTTACGGTTAATCAACCCGTCTCCGTGTTGGTTGCCCATGACGTGCGTCTCACCCCTAAGCCGTCGTGGTTGAGCACCTTTACGGATACCGGGACAAATTTGGTGACCTCGGATACCTCTCTCCGCCTCTTTTCGCGGTCCTTCCCGGCCGGGACCATTACTCTGGGGGGCAATGCCAGCGGTGGGAGCGGCAGCATGTATGCCGTCATCGTTCAACAACAGAGCCCACCCCAATAA